Proteins found in one Oncorhynchus tshawytscha isolate Ot180627B linkage group LG25, Otsh_v2.0, whole genome shotgun sequence genomic segment:
- the LOC112223977 gene encoding toll-like receptor 13 codes for MFHNLTRLETLMLLGCRIDYLEKDLSKDLQSLRELRLVINNELTIMEVFPEPLKSLKYLLIQDLLLQCSCNNAWFDNWAKRNRQVQVMFWDSTLGMKEINCIGEHGTQNFLKYSQIHCSMDVGFILFASNTLGLLLFMLVVLLHHLAGQYLLALFYITRGWLEEAVFRNNKRRYRYDAFVSYSGKDERWLGKDIVDNITDSLYSSRRTVCLVSRDYLRSNWCSLEMKLATDRLRVEQRDILILVFLEDISPHQLSAHHRLARLVKTRTYLDWPKEPEQYQDFWDRLWATLAPKHGQ; via the exons ATGTTTCACAATTTGACCAGACTGGAGACTCTGATGCTCCTTGGCTGCAGGATCGACTACCTGGAAAAGGACCTGAGCAAAGACTTACAGTCATTGAGAGAATTACGTTTGGTTATTAACAATGAGCTTACAATCATGGAAGTATTCCCTGAGCCCCTGAAAAGCCTAAAGTATCTGCTTATACAAGATCTACTTTTACAATGCAGTTGCAACAATGCTTGGTTTGATAACTGGGCGAAACGGAATCGACAAGTTCAGGTCATGTTTTGGGATTCTACATTGGGAATGAAGGAAATAAATTGCATAGGTGAGCATGGCACTCAGAACTTCCTCAAATACTCCCAAATCCATTGTTCAATGGATGTAGGATTCATTTTGTTTGCTTCTAACACCCTGGGTCTCCTGCTCTTCATGCTGGTGGTGCTGCTACATCACCTGGCTGGCCAGTATCTGCTGGCTCTATTTTACATCACTCGCGGCTGGTTGGAAGAGGCCGTGTTTCGGAACAACAAGAGACGCTACAGGTACGACGCCTTTGTCTCTTACAGTGGGAAAGATGAGCGCTGG CTGGGGAAGGACATTGTGGACAACATCACAGATTCTCTCTACAGCAGCCGCCGGACTGTATGCTTGGTCAGCCGCGACTACCTCCGCAGCAACTGGTGCTCTTTGGAGATGAAGCTAGCCACTGACCGGCTGCGGGTGGAGCAAAGGGACATCCTCATCCTGGTCTTCTTGGAAGACATCTCTCCTCACCAGCTGTCCGCCCACCACAGGCTGGCCAGACTGGTGAAGACCAGGACCTACCTGGACTGGCCAAAAGAGCCAGAACAATACCAAGATTTTTGGGACCGACTTTGGGCTACGCTGGCCCCAAAACATGGCCAGTGA